The DNA segment AACGTTAATACCTAAAAGGTGCGCTCTGCCAGAAATCTTTTTTATCTTGAGTCTCAATTACAAAACTTTTACGATAGAACTAAtataacaataacaataatcgTTAAAAAGATAATACCCGACTTGCCATCTTGTCCCAATTTActttattcataaaaatcaGCGTATTGTGTATCtataacacaaaattttcgcGGTGACCTTTAGCGTCGGATATATACTGAATGTAATTTAGCACGTCTGATTTTTGTCAGAGTAATGGTTTTAATTTGAGTAATTGATAGAGCAAGACCAATTCTTCAGtttatttcgttttgattAATTTGTGGCCATTTGAATTACTGggaaataataaacaaactaATGACACAGAAGTGTGATCGAGAATAGTTGTCTTCTTTTCACTTGATTTAACgatcaaatcaaaataactGATGCATTAAGCTTATGCTagtattttcatcaaattttcaaaaaaaaagtttgtgtgCATCTATGTGCAACAGAACGTAACATCTATATACCAGACCACGTATTTTCGTaaagtatataaaaaatattccctTGACAATCACACCAGCAACCACGACCAATTTTTCGTCTATTTAATCGTATTATACATGTAAGCAATTTTGTACACGAAATGCAACAGTCAACATGTACAATTTTAACATTATATGAGCAATATATACACGCTGTTTTCGCGCGTACTCACTGAGAGTATCCCGAGTGATTGGGTAGTGGGAGTCATTCATATAAAACCGGCATCAATTCAGTCTACTATTTCAGTCTTTCAATTACTTGTAGTGTATAGCTAGCACATATCTCTGGCTAAAGTGTAACATCTACTCGAACTCGAAAGTGTGTAATTGTTTTGAtcataaataattataatattttgcttcatttacgttgaataaaatttttcgatgaacttttttatatttggaaaaataaaatcaaatttgtcatttctaaaataaatgtaaTCAGCGAAACGATTACACTATTTGCAACCATCACATGCATACAATCAATTTATTGAGgaaatagaattttctttcttcaagtatacaaacataaaagtttttattgtgaACGTGAAAAATATATATCTCAAGGAAAATATCTCAAAGCTAGGTCCTTCACTGAATTTTAAATGGATTTGTTCTGGTTGTGTATCAACTGAATATCAAACACACAATTCAAAGCATCATTTGACTACAATACGTCGAGAGAGGCAGTAGCTGCGAAGCGAAttgaataaacttttttcatttttggattattttctttttggtgTTCAATAGTTTTATGGACTATGTTCGTATACTGTACGTGCATTATATACAACCGAAATCTCGTCAATTTATACCATAAACTATTATAAAAAAGTGAACTGTAATCaactttataaaattaaagtgaatttttgtggactatattttatcgatggaataaaacgaataaaaaaaatcgaattcaatAAGAAATcggaaagaaagaaagactTTTACTCAGCAACAATTGAGTGGTTTTGTGAAAGTATATACACCGTAACATTGAAGTTATAAACTaaagaaattgagaaaaacgttttgcaTGGAACTCAGtattaaaaactattttttcaaattcgcTGTTTTTCAACAagttttgttaaataattttttttctttcttcaattataaaatcgaaacaaaaattaattaactgTGAACAACTTGTCGCGGTTCGAAGTTTAAAAACGTGAGATTTTTGCAGTAAAATCTAtctgcaacaacaaaaataacaataagaaatttaattgaaatttatacgAACATAACGAAGTGATAGAATTGGCTGTGTGTTAAaagaacaaaaagaaaagctttttgttttaactttttttataaatataaaagcCATTGAATACAAATTTATACCTCGGTTAATTtggaaatcgattttcaataaattttacgaacagataaaaatataatgtcaTCGACACAAAGTGCAGACTTGATACAATTTGGTGGTGATAGAGACGACAACGCCATGAAAATCGATAGTGGAATTGTTGTAGCCGTCGAAGCAATGGAAAGTGAAAGTAGCTCAGCATCAGTACTTGGTCAAAATGAGAAGCATTTATCGCAGGTGTgtgaaatgaacttttgatATGAATTCACGTTTTTGAATGTCgcttgaaaaacaaaatcgtaAAATGCTCACTGTACACTGCATTTAACtatcacaaattaaaaaaaatttccatgcgtttccacagaaaaaaaagagcaAAATCTAATCGAACCAGCAAGCAATTAGTTTATAGAGCTGACTGTGCATATAAATATAGTTTCGGTCgcgaattgaaaatttgttttgaatgcGTTCAGGTATTGGGAGATTTATGGGCGACATAATAGAAAAACATAGTCGATAATGTCTTAAGGTTTTATTTAATTGATGCTGTTTGGGTAGGGCAGTGGATTCGAGTTTGTTATGCATTTTTCTACAAAAGAAAACGACATTATAATTAAAACTTGCGTTTATGGAACTCGTTTCAGCTACTTATGGATTAATATCATGCTGAACGATCCaaagtataaaaaaatgagTGAATAATAGGCGGTTTTATTGTATCCTATTATAGCATGAGTTAGACACTTGTTTAAAGTGGATTGTAGAGCAACATGTAGCAGATGAAAATTTCTGGGACTGACAGAGCTTAGATATTAGTCGAATATTCAATTAGCTTGTCAACAGCTTAATGGGTTGTGATGAAACTTCATGGTTTGACCGTCGAAACTGATCGCCAGCGCCgatgtcaacattttctttttgatttttcacttcaatggatctattgaaattgtgATATAGACCCAATaaactaatttatttaacgtatactacatgcctgaaacataaacagtttcataaattgtgtatttactgagcgtcatagacctgaaacgtcattcttcttcttcttaaaatggcgaaaatcacaacccattgaTTCAAAGAATTGACACGTTTTCCGTTTATGGAATATTTGCTGGCTTTTCGGTACCACATGCCAAATAATATTGATAATATGCAGACACGTTTCATATGTGATGCAAATAAACCGTTTACTAGACGTATACATACCGTGTGCGTctgtaattaattttgaatgaaactaCGATTGCGTTGGGAACAATAATGAATTTGAGATGATAGTGGTATTAAACAAATGTTTGCGTTTTAATCCAGTTACTTAGTCAGTACAAGATGTTTGTGTCTCACGTGTAGAATCTCATTAACTTTTATTGTCGTTTGATGTGCatacatcaaaataaataatcttGACACTTACCTTGTTTCACGCGTGCCGTATCGTTTCCTTATTTCCACGATTCATTATGGTAGAGTGTGGTGAAAGGTATCAGCATTGATCGAATTTCTGGCTTAATTAgattgaaattaattacatAGAAAATTGCATGAATGACAATGACATTGAAATCAGCAAATGACGAAATTCAtgatttttcttattctttCAGACACCATCCATTGATGTGCTTTCTAAAAGTCCATCACTATCTACAACAAGCACAGTTGAAAACGACACTGTTCTAAATCAACTTCCCCAACTGCTGTCCGTTGTTCATATAACCGAATCACTCAAGCAATGCGACAATGATGAACTACAAGAAGTGCCATTAGCTGCCGAAGAAGAGGATCACTTATCCCCATTGATAATGGATAATCATACTGTACTCGAGCATCAAGAATTATTCAAAACTAGTCGTTTGCCCCTGGACGTTGTTGATCGAGTTCATGAGATACCGGAATTCGTACCGCAACAATATCAACACCCACCCAACATACAGCTCTGTGATAAAAAAGACTCTATTGGATCCATCGACAGCGATGTATCAATGACGTACGATGTACATCATGAATCGTCGAATCCGTCCGGAGAGAGTTCCGATGAGAATGCTAAGGATTCTGGATGTGACGTTAATGCTGGAAAAATGGAAGAAGTAAACGTTGATGAGCCGATTGAAGTGCCTGATGATGATCTAGCTGAGAAAATAGTCACACAAGTGGAATTCTACTTCTccaacgaaaacattttgaagGATGCTTTCTTGGTAAGTGTGTGGAAACAAAGATTTCCCATTCTTCAATTATTCCCAGCGGGTTGAGATGctaaagttttcattttatttccagTTAAAACACGTAAGACGAAATAAGGAGGGCTTCGTGAGCTTGAAATTGGTTTCAAGTTTCAAGCGAGTGCGTCAACTGTGTAAAGATTGGCGAGTGGTTGGCTATGCCATCAAATTAAAAAGCGTAAATATTGAGGTCAACGATTTAGGAACGAAAATTCGTCGATTGGATCCACTGCCCGTCTTTGACGAAACAATGCCATCCAGAACTGTCGTTGCTACCGATTTACCTTTGGATAAGCTAACAATCGAAAAAATCTCCgaactattttcaaaatgcGGAGAAATTGCTTTGATTCGAATACTACGCCCTGGCGGTTCAATACCAGCTGATGTGCGTCATTTCATGAATAAATATCCTGAGATGCGCGAACGTGAATGTGCATTGGTTGAGTTTACTGAATCTCAAGCTGCAAGGAATGCACAAAATTTGGAGGGAATGCAGATTTATGAGATGGTCGCCCCAAAAATGAAAACCGGAAAGAAGGCATCGATTACGAAAATGGTGGAAAACTACAAGTATCCGAGCCATGCAGATCATGAACGTAGTCGAGGAGGAGGTGGAGACGATTACAAGTTCAATATGATAAGACGAAACAGCTCTGGATTCTTCCCCAAGCACGAGACAAACCACGTATGTTATCAGCAACAACCTGTTCAATTCCAACGCAAGTTCTCATTCAATAACGGCGAAAACTACGAACACTTTAATCGTCGTCCATCAAACTGTTCAATGGCCAGTTCTGCCGACAATTCTCGAAAATATTCCAACTGTTCGGAAAGTTATTCCGGTTGCTCGGAAGCGTCCCGACGCCAATCAATGTGCTCCGATGCATCTCGTCGACAATCGAATTGCTCTGACGTGCCATTCCGACGTACATCAAATTGTTCCGAATTTTGTCCGTGCTCCCGAAAGGTATCCCAATGTTCCGATTCGTTCCGACGCCTATCACAGTGTTCCGATCATGGACGCCGATTTTCCAACGGATCTGTCAACTACGAACGGCG comes from the Bradysia coprophila strain Holo2 unplaced genomic scaffold, BU_Bcop_v1 contig_358, whole genome shotgun sequence genome and includes:
- the LOC119081351 gene encoding uncharacterized protein LOC119081351 isoform X1, with the translated sequence MSSTQSADLIQFGGDRDDNAMKIDSGIVVAVEAMESESSSASVLGQNEKHLSQTPSIDVLSKSPSLSTTSTVENDTVLNQLPQLLSVVHITESLKQCDNDELQEVPLAAEEEDHLSPLIMDNHTVLEHQELFKTSRLPLDVVDRVHEIPEFVPQQYQHPPNIQLCDKKDSIGSIDSDVSMTYDVHHESSNPSGESSDENAKDSGCDVNAGKMEEVNVDEPIEVPDDDLAEKIVTQVEFYFSNENILKDAFLLKHVRRNKEGFVSLKLVSSFKRVRQLCKDWRVVGYAIKLKSVNIEVNDLGTKIRRLDPLPVFDETMPSRTVVATDLPLDKLTIEKISELFSKCGEIALIRILRPGGSIPADVRHFMNKYPEMRERECALVEFTESQAARNAQNLEGMQIYEMVAPKMKTGKKASITKMVENYKYPSHADHERSRGGGGDDYKFNMIRRNSSGFFPKHETNHVCYQQQPVQFQRKFSFNNGENYEHFNRRPSNCSMASSADNSRKYSNCSESYSGCSEASRRQSMCSDASRRQSNCSDVPFRRTSNCSEFCPCSRKVSQCSDSFRRLSQCSDHGRRFSNGSVNYERRMSNTSENGRRVSFDSEYDRKISTGSFEHYRKISGGFDASRKLSNGSDQWYNGRKISNDSGYDRRSSVNSMMSDYGSSPRSRSTSMAGIVKGENLVRTPIGPDGSKGFASRARKVGHAVVGPV
- the LOC119081351 gene encoding uncharacterized protein LOC119081351 isoform X2 produces the protein MIVTPSIDVLSKSPSLSTTSTVENDTVLNQLPQLLSVVHITESLKQCDNDELQEVPLAAEEEDHLSPLIMDNHTVLEHQELFKTSRLPLDVVDRVHEIPEFVPQQYQHPPNIQLCDKKDSIGSIDSDVSMTYDVHHESSNPSGESSDENAKDSGCDVNAGKMEEVNVDEPIEVPDDDLAEKIVTQVEFYFSNENILKDAFLLKHVRRNKEGFVSLKLVSSFKRVRQLCKDWRVVGYAIKLKSVNIEVNDLGTKIRRLDPLPVFDETMPSRTVVATDLPLDKLTIEKISELFSKCGEIALIRILRPGGSIPADVRHFMNKYPEMRERECALVEFTESQAARNAQNLEGMQIYEMVAPKMKTGKKASITKMVENYKYPSHADHERSRGGGGDDYKFNMIRRNSSGFFPKHETNHVCYQQQPVQFQRKFSFNNGENYEHFNRRPSNCSMASSADNSRKYSNCSESYSGCSEASRRQSMCSDASRRQSNCSDVPFRRTSNCSEFCPCSRKVSQCSDSFRRLSQCSDHGRRFSNGSVNYERRMSNTSENGRRVSFDSEYDRKISTGSFEHYRKISGGFDASRKLSNGSDQWYNGRKISNDSGYDRRSSVNSMMSDYGSSPRSRSTSMAGIVKGENLVRTPIGPDGSKGFASRARKVGHAVVGPV
- the LOC119081351 gene encoding uncharacterized protein LOC119081351 isoform X3, whose product is MDNHTVLEHQELFKTSRLPLDVVDRVHEIPEFVPQQYQHPPNIQLCDKKDSIGSIDSDVSMTYDVHHESSNPSGESSDENAKDSGCDVNAGKMEEVNVDEPIEVPDDDLAEKIVTQVEFYFSNENILKDAFLLKHVRRNKEGFVSLKLVSSFKRVRQLCKDWRVVGYAIKLKSVNIEVNDLGTKIRRLDPLPVFDETMPSRTVVATDLPLDKLTIEKISELFSKCGEIALIRILRPGGSIPADVRHFMNKYPEMRERECALVEFTESQAARNAQNLEGMQIYEMVAPKMKTGKKASITKMVENYKYPSHADHERSRGGGGDDYKFNMIRRNSSGFFPKHETNHVCYQQQPVQFQRKFSFNNGENYEHFNRRPSNCSMASSADNSRKYSNCSESYSGCSEASRRQSMCSDASRRQSNCSDVPFRRTSNCSEFCPCSRKVSQCSDSFRRLSQCSDHGRRFSNGSVNYERRMSNTSENGRRVSFDSEYDRKISTGSFEHYRKISGGFDASRKLSNGSDQWYNGRKISNDSGYDRRSSVNSMMSDYGSSPRSRSTSMAGIVKGENLVRTPIGPDGSKGFASRARKVGHAVVGPV